From one Perca flavescens isolate YP-PL-M2 chromosome 4, PFLA_1.0, whole genome shotgun sequence genomic stretch:
- the lrrn1 gene encoding leucine-rich repeat neuronal protein 1 has translation MARRRLNGLPLGQVYAGLMLVSIGLSFVQSNECPQLCVCEIRPWFTPQSTYREAITVDCNDLRLTRIPGNLSSDTQVLLLQSNYIAKTDDELEQLFNLTELDLSQNNFSSIRDVGLTNMSQLTTLHLEENQIVEMPDYCLQDLSNLQELYINHNQLNTISANAFFGLHDLLRLHLNSNKLKTINSHWFEYMPNLEILMIGENPIVGIMDFNFKPLGNLRSLVLAGMDLTDIPGNAFVGLDNLESLSFYDNKLVRVPQRAFQKLPNLKFLDLNKNPVHKIQTGDFKNMLRLKELGINNMGELVSIDQYALDNLPELTKLEATNNPKFSYINRQAFRDVPALESLMLNNNALNALYQSTVDSLPNLREISIHSNPLRCDCVIQWMSSNKTSVRFMEPPSMFCAMPTEVRGLHVREVLLNNLANQCLPLISHDTFPSHLNLDIGMTLDLDCRAMSQPEPEIYWVTPMGNKVMMDTLSDKYSLSSEGTLRISHIQVEDSGRYTCVAQNSEGADTRVTAIRVNGTLLDSTQLMKIYVKQTESHSILVSWKINSNVMTSNLKWSSATMKIDNPHITYTARVPVDVHEYNLTHLQPATEYEVCLSVSNIHQQTQKSCVNVTTKQATFAVEISDQGTNTALAAVMGTMFAIISLASLGVYIAKRWKRKNYHHSLKKYMQKTSSIPLNELYPPLINLWEADSEKEKEGSSETKPSQVDTTRSYYMW, from the coding sequence ATGGCTAGACGGAGGTTAAACGGCTTACCTCTAGGCCAGGTATATGCTGGCCTGATGCTTGTATCGATAGGACTATCCTTCGTCCAGAGCAATGAGTGCCCTCAGCTGTGTGTATGCGAGATCCGGCCATGGTTTACCCCTCAGTCCACCTACAGAGAAGCCATCACTGTGGACTGCAATGATCTTCGCTTAACACGCATCCCGGGAAACCTCTCCAGTGACACTCAGGTTCTCCTCCTACAGAGCAACTACATTGCCAAGACCGATGACGAGCTGGAGCAGCTCTTCAACCTGACTGAGCTAGACTTGTCCCAGAACAACTTCAGTAGCATTCGAGATGTTGGCCTTACCAATATGTCCCAGCTCACCACACTTCATCTGGAGGAGAATCAGATCGTGGAAATGCCAGATTACTGTCTGCAGGACCTCAGCAACCTGCAGGAGCTCTACATCAACCACAATCAGCTCAACACCATCTCTGCCAATGCCTTCTTTGGTCTCCACGACCTGCTCAGGCTTCACTTAAACTCCAACAAGCTCAAGACCATCAACAGCCATTGGTTTGAATATATGCCCAACCTAGAGATCCTCATGATTGGGGAGAACCCCATTGTTGGAATAATGGACTTTAATTTCAAGCCACTGGGCAACCTTAGAAGCCTCGTTTTGGCTGGGATGGATTTGACAGACATCCCTGGAAATGCCTTTGTGGGACTTGACAATCTTGAGAGCCTCTCTTTCTATGATAATAAGCTGGTCCGAGTTCCTCAGAGAGCCTTTCAGAAACTGCCTAACCTGAAGTTCTTGGATTTGAACAAAAACCCAGTGCACAAGATTCAGACAGGAGATTTTAAGAACATGCTGAGACTGAAGGAGCTGGGTATAAACAACATGGGAGAGCTGGTTTCTATTGACCAGTATGCTCTGGACAATCTTCCTGAGCTCACAAAGCTGGAGGCTACAAACAACCCCAAGTTCTCTTACATCAACCGTCAGGCCTTTCGTGATGTCCCAGCCTTGGAGAGTCTAATGCTGAACAACAATGCCCTGAATGCCCTGTATCAGTCCACGGTGGACTCTCTGCCCAACTTGCGTGAGATCAGCATCCACAGCAATCCTCTGCGTTGTGACTGTGTCATACAGTGGATGAGCTCCAACAAAACCAGTGTCCGTTTCATGGAACCCCCATCCATGTTTTGTGCCATGCCAACAGAAGTAAGGGGTTTGCATGTGCGGGAGGTGCTGCTGAATAATTTAGCAAACCAGTGCCTGCCCCTGATTTCCCATGATACTTTCCCAAGCCACCTCAACCTTGACATTGGCATGACCTTGGACTTGGACTGCAGAGCCATGTCTCAGCCTGAGCCTGAAATCTACTGGGTGACACCAATGGGGAACAAGGTAATGATGGACACCCTATCTGACAAGTACAGCCTTAGCAGTGAAGGGACATTGAGAATTTCTCATATCCAAGTCGAAGACTCTGGCAGATACACCTGTGTGGCTCAAAATTCAGAGGGAGCTGACACAAGAGTGACAGCTATACGGGTGAATGGCACTCTGTTAGACAGCACTCAGCTAATGAAGATCTACGTCAAACAAACGGAATCTCACTCTATCCTGGTCTCCTGGAAAATAAACTCCAATGTAATGACCTCTAACCTCAAGTGGTCATCTGCCACCATGAAAATAGACAACCCACATATTACTTACACAGCCAGGGTACCTGTTGATGTCCATGAGTACAACCTTACGCATTTACAACCAGCAACTGAGTACGAGGTGTGCCTCAGCGTCTCCAACATCCACCAACAAACACAGAAGTCGTGCGTGAATGTGACGACGAAGCAAGCAACCTTCGCTGTAGAAATATCTGACCAAGGGACTAACACTGCTCTTGCAGCAGTCATGGGAACGATGTTTGCAATCATCAGTCTGGCGTCTTTAGGAGTGTATATTGCCAAGAGATGGAAGAGGAAAAACTATCACCATTCTCTGAAAAAGTACATGCAGAAAACCTCGTCAATACCGCTAAACGAGTTGTACCCTCCTCTTATAAACTTGTGGGAAGCAGACAGTGAAAAGGAGAAAGAGGGCTCATCCGAGACCAAACCCAGTCAGGTGGACACCACGCGCAGCTATTACATGTGGTGA